The following proteins are co-located in the Shouchella hunanensis genome:
- a CDS encoding sensor histidine kinase yields the protein MIAFLLLLITLLLFTIGFQVYLKRSLQKQLRSIKKQLTDIVHGQASGPVLIGTDHKQIAELLVSMNKLIDQNREHARQFIRTEQSMKRMLSNISHDLKTPLTVISGYAEMLNEKVDMPNQERERILSHIHEKTDEMTTLIDSFFDLAKLEAGDKHLPLEAVNLTEICKRSILLFYEFIETKGLDVHIDLPDSPVFALGNEEALHRILANLVSNALRYGADGNVIGLHVYAEEDFVVIEVYDQGIGIPESDQQHIFERMYTLEESRNKDFQGSGLGLTITKKLIEQMQGTISVSSIPHEKTSFICKLKREKG from the coding sequence ATGATTGCTTTTCTCTTACTCCTCATTACCCTTTTACTTTTTACGATTGGTTTTCAAGTGTACTTAAAACGTTCGCTTCAAAAACAGCTGCGTTCCATTAAGAAGCAGCTAACCGACATTGTCCATGGTCAAGCAAGCGGCCCTGTGCTTATAGGAACGGACCATAAACAAATCGCAGAGCTACTTGTTTCAATGAATAAACTCATTGATCAAAACCGAGAGCATGCTCGTCAATTTATTCGAACAGAACAATCAATGAAGCGCATGCTCTCCAATATTTCCCATGACTTGAAAACCCCTTTAACTGTTATCTCTGGGTATGCTGAAATGCTTAACGAAAAAGTCGACATGCCCAACCAAGAGCGCGAACGTATTCTTTCTCACATTCATGAGAAAACAGATGAAATGACCACATTAATCGATTCTTTTTTTGATTTAGCGAAGCTTGAAGCAGGAGACAAGCATTTACCATTAGAGGCCGTCAATCTAACGGAAATCTGTAAACGCTCCATTCTTCTGTTTTATGAATTCATTGAAACGAAAGGATTAGACGTTCATATTGACTTACCAGATTCACCTGTCTTTGCACTCGGCAACGAGGAAGCGTTACATCGAATTTTAGCCAATTTAGTATCAAATGCCCTTCGGTACGGAGCCGATGGAAACGTGATTGGATTACACGTGTACGCGGAAGAGGACTTTGTTGTGATTGAAGTGTACGATCAAGGGATTGGCATTCCTGAGTCCGATCAACAACACATCTTTGAGCGTATGTATACATTAGAGGAATCCAGGAATAAAGATTTTCAAGGAAGTGGATTAGGGTTAACCATTACAAAGAAACTGATCGAACAAATGCAAGGAACCATCTCTGTGTCGTCAATTCCTCACGAGAAAACGTCCTTTATTTGCAAATTAAAACGCGAGAAGGGCTAG
- a CDS encoding response regulator transcription factor has protein sequence MNTLLLVEDDAAISEMVQTYLTNEGFTVVPAFTGQEAVQRFATDTYDLVLLDLMLPELNGMDFLLSLRKTSYVPVIIMSAKNSESDKAVGLGFGADDYITKPFSMIELLARVKAAIRRTTQYKNATLLPDVPAIVRVHEIEMDLHSFIVKKKDQVIHLTSKEWKLLKLFIENPKKVMTKEQIYYSVWEDHYYGDDHVINVHMSRLREKIEDDPAKPLYIKTVWGIGYKLGEF, from the coding sequence ATGAATACATTATTACTTGTAGAAGATGATGCAGCGATTAGTGAAATGGTTCAAACCTATCTTACAAACGAAGGCTTTACTGTTGTTCCTGCATTTACCGGGCAGGAAGCCGTTCAGCGCTTTGCAACCGATACGTATGACTTAGTCTTACTTGATTTAATGTTACCTGAATTAAATGGAATGGATTTCCTACTAAGCCTTAGAAAAACGAGTTACGTTCCTGTCATTATTATGTCCGCAAAAAACAGTGAGTCTGATAAAGCAGTCGGTCTAGGTTTTGGCGCTGATGATTACATCACAAAGCCTTTTTCCATGATTGAGCTATTAGCAAGAGTAAAAGCAGCCATTCGTCGAACGACCCAGTATAAAAATGCTACCCTCCTACCCGACGTTCCAGCAATTGTACGTGTCCACGAGATTGAAATGGATCTTCATTCGTTTATCGTCAAGAAAAAAGATCAAGTGATCCATCTCACCTCAAAAGAATGGAAGCTATTAAAGCTCTTCATTGAAAACCCTAAAAAAGTGATGACGAAAGAACAAATTTATTATTCGGTTTGGGAGGATCACTATTATGGAGACGATCATGTCATTAACGTTCATATGAGCCGACTGCGCGAAAAAATTGAAGATGATCCAGCCAAGCCACTGTACATTAAAACCGTCTGGGGTATTGGCTATAAATTAGGTGAATTTTGA